The following are encoded in a window of Brevibacillus ruminantium genomic DNA:
- the yyaC gene encoding spore protease YyaC — MNLSDNKDRILPPFTVEYRNETAVDQLAEHLVERFQAHSYFDEIVIVCIGTDRSTGDALGPLVGSKLSSYKPLPLHVYGTLEDPVHAVNLSEKLSFIQSKHPHSMIIAIDACLGQFSNVGKINVIDGPLKPGAGVKKELPSVGVFHVTGIVNVGGFMEYFVLQNTRLFVVMEMAEIIANGLFKASSFFQQTTDGTQKLRAYRE, encoded by the coding sequence ATGAATTTGTCGGATAACAAGGATCGTATTCTTCCGCCGTTTACCGTTGAATATCGCAATGAGACCGCTGTTGACCAATTGGCCGAACATCTTGTGGAGCGCTTTCAAGCTCATTCGTATTTTGATGAAATTGTCATCGTTTGCATTGGTACGGACCGTTCGACAGGTGATGCACTTGGTCCCCTGGTGGGCAGTAAATTATCATCATACAAGCCCCTCCCCTTACATGTATACGGTACGTTGGAAGATCCGGTTCATGCCGTCAATCTGAGTGAAAAGCTATCATTCATCCAAAGCAAGCACCCGCACTCTATGATCATTGCGATTGATGCCTGTCTGGGCCAATTCAGCAATGTTGGCAAGATCAATGTCATCGATGGCCCGCTCAAGCCGGGGGCAGGTGTGAAAAAAGAGCTCCCCAGCGTCGGTGTCTTCCATGTAACCGGAATCGTCAATGTCGGAGGATTCATGGAGTACTTTGTCCTGCAAAATACCCGTCTGTTCGTCGTGATGGAAATGGCTGAAATCATTGCAAACGGCTTGTTTAAGGCCTCTTCCTTCTTTCAACAGACAACTGACGGCACGCAAAAATTGCGGGCGTACCGAGAATAA